TTTGTACATGAACAGTGAACGCATTCCTCGCAGCAGGTCACGGGGAGATTGTTGCTGTTTCTTCCATATCACACAGTCACACGGAAGCATTTTAACTGTCGGGCCGGATATCCGGTCGATTTAGGAAACGGGTAATTTACCAGTTTCCGAGTCAAGTATAAAGCGTATTTGCACCCTTCGGGTATAAGTTTCGAATGAGCAGACGAGCTGCTCGCCTTAAGCTTTATAAATTCGTCTTTGGTTTCTGCACTGTGCAGCATGTACCGGAACGGGAAAACGGGCAGCTGATCGGTTTATTCCGTTGCAAACGTTGGGCAAAAAATACTTTCGCCACATTCACAATTCGGTCGGTGAGGAAGGAGGCTTCACCGATATGTCGGCTCGGGTCTATGGTTTCCCTGACCGTTTCCGGGTCAAAATTGTCAGTGATCATCGGATGTTCCGCCAGCAGATCTCCAAGGGGTCTGCCGCTGCCGTGGGCTGCCATGGACAGTTCATAGATCAGCTGGTGGGCCGCCTGTTTGCCGATTCTGTTTCCGACTAAGAACATTAAGGCTTCGGTGGAGACAAGGCAAGCTGAGGAGTCTAGGTTTTGGCGTATTCTTTCCGGATGAATGATCAGCCCCCGGAGAATGGTTTTCATCAGGTGTAACGAACCACAGGTGTAGGAACAGGCATCGACCAGGCCGGCCCATTCCATTCTGACGGCCCGGTAATCCCGCTCATGTTCATTGATCAGTCCTTCAAAACCGAGCAGTGCCGAAGATTTGACCAGTCGCGCCAGCACCACGACCTGTTCGCAGAGTTCAGGGTTTCTTTTATGGGGCATGGTTGTGCTGCCGATTTTACCCATATGAAAAGGCTCTTCAAGTTCTCCGGTTTCGTTGCGGGACAACTGGCAGATTTCGTTGGCGATCTTGGCCATGGTGCCGGTCAGAAGGGCCATGCAGGATGTGAATTCGGCTATCCGGTCCCTGGCGGAATGCCAGGCGGTCAGGGGAGTGTCCAGGCCGAGTCGGCGGGAAAACTCTTCAATCAACTCCTGTCCGCGTCCTGCAAAGGCGGCCATGGTTCCCACTCCGCCGAACAACTGACTGACCAGGAGCCGGCTCCGGCATTCGTCAAGCCTCCGGCAGTTTCTCAGCATCTCGTCCAGCCAGACCGCGAATTTCAGCCCGAGGGTGGTGGGCAGGGCCGGCTGGCAGTGGGTGCGTCCGATAGTCACCAGGTCTCGGTGTTTCTCGGCCAGATTGCAGAGTTCCTGGAGAATATCCCGCAGATCAGCATCGATAATGGCTACGATGTCGCGGAGTTCCAGGGATTGGGCGGTATCCTGAATGTCCTGGGTGGTGGCGCCGAAGTGAATGTACCGTGCGGCATCCGGTCCAGCGGCCCTCTGCCAGGAGTTCAGGAGTGGGATCAGTGAGTGCCCGGTTTCGATGATATCTTTTCTGATCTCTTCGATATCAAAAAGTTCAAGGCGAGCGGTTTCGACAAGTTTGCGTGCCGCCTCGTCGGGAATGATCTTGAGTGCGGCCTGACTCTGAACCAGAGCAGATTCCACATCAAGCCAGCGCTGCATCCTCCGCAGGTCGCAGAACACCATTCCGGCTTCGTTGGTAGTATAGCCGTTCCCGTAAAACCGTGAATCGGTAATATGGCTTCTTGGGGTCTGAAAAGAGTCCATTAGAGTTCCCGCGGGTCTTTCTGCCGCAAGCGTTCAACTTCCAGAAGTAGCTCGTCAATCATGGCCGCCGCCTCTCCGGTATATGTTTCAGGATGATCCAGGCGGGCAAGATCTTCGTGGTTTAACAGCTGCGATATTTCCTTGTCTGCTTCGATGCAGGCCTTCAGGGTTGACCCGGACGAACGGGCGAGGCCGGTCAGTCTCCGCACCGCTTCATGGGCGGTGGCTTTACCCATGGATTCTCCCAGTCTGAACAGCAGCCACTCGGACATGATCACATCGCCATGGAGCTTCAGGTTTGCCGCCATCCGTTCAGTGTCGACTTCAAGTCCTGAGATGACCTGATTAATATAATGAAGGGTGGTTCCAGTGTAAATAGAGATCTGAGGGACTGCAAGCCATTCAGACCAGAGGGCCCTGGTGTCCCGCTCATGTTCGTGGACCATCGCTTCGGTCACCGTCAGGTTCAGCGCTCTGATATGCCGGGCCATGACCGATATTCTCTGGCAGAGAACCGGATTTCTTTTATGGGGCATGGTGCTGCTCGATGCAGCGGTGCCAAGGGCTGGTTCGTTCAGCTCGCCGGTTTCGGTTTTTGCAAGGGCGAACACTTCTCCGGCTATCCGTTCGCAGGAACTGGCAACCATAGCCATGAAAGAAGCTGCTTCGGCAATATTGTCCCGAGCGGTGTGCCAGCCGATGGTCGGGCTGTGCAGTCCGAGTTCGGCAAGGGTAAGGCGGCTTACCTCCCGACCGTTAGGGCCGAGGGCGGCCATGGTTCCGACAGCGCCGCTCAACTGACCGGTCATAATCCTGGGATAGATGTTTTTGCTCCGTTCGAGATGGCGTCTGATTTCGGCGAGCCAGGAGGCGGTTTTCAGGCCGAAGGTGATCGGCAGTGCTTGTTGTCCGTGACTGCGGCCGATCATCGGTGTTGCGCGGTGTTTTATGGTGAGTGTGGTCAGCGCCGATTCTAGTGCTCGTAAATCACGGTAGAGGATCCTGAAGACATCGCGGATTTCCAGAACCTGCGAGGTGTCAAGAATGTCCTGGGTGGTGGCTCCGTAATGCACGAATTCGCCGTGTTCGGTCGGGCAGGCTTGCCGCAGGGCCTTGATCAGGGGAATGAGCGAGTTCCTGCTTTTGCCATATTCCTCACGCAGGACATTGACATCGATAGAGTCCATGCGGGCTGTCGCGTCAATTGATTCGGCTGCAGGGGCAGGAATGATCCCGAGTCGTCCCTGCACCCTGGCGAGGGCCCTTTCAATTTCCAGCCAACGCTCGAACCGGATCCTTTCCGAAAAGAGTGAAACCATTTCCTGGGTGGAGTACAGGTTGGTCTGGATCTGGTAATCAAAAGGATGTGATGGCATGTTGTTCCTCGATGTGATCCCGAAATGTTAGTGAAGCCGCCCGTAGGGTCTGGTGTCCGGAAGATCCTCTCTTTCGTCGCAGATACCCAGGGCCGCTTCAACCGGGATCACACCAAGGCTTGTGCTACGTTCCATAACCTGCTTCACCATCTCTTTCATTCTCAGTTTGACATGGTCCAGGACGTCTTGCGGTTTCGGGTGTTCGTCAGGGCCGTACAGACCCTCCATGGACAGGGAGCCGCCGGAACCGGCCACAAAATCGGGCAGGGCAGGGACCGCGTTCTCATAAAGAACATGGGCGCCGATCTCGGTAATCGCAAGATTGGCGCCGGGAACAACCGCATTGACCTTGAGCTTGCTGGCGACTTCGGCGGTTACCGTATTTTCTATGGCGGCAGGAACAAGGATATCACAGGTGCAACCGGTTATGTCGTTACGATCCGACACTCTGGTCGAGGTGGGATCGGTTGGATCCGGCAGCAGGGTGCCCCTATGAGCCAGGAGTTCAGCAGCATTCAGCCCTTTATCCGTCAAGGCGGTGAGGCAGCGGTTCTGGTCGGAAATTGCCCGGATGACCACACCGGCTTCATTCAGTCCGTAAATTGCCGCCTTGGCAAGATTGCCGAACCCCTGAATGGCAACGGTTGCCCCTCTCGCTTCAATGCCGAGGTGTTCGAGCATCCCGAGAACAGCTGAAGAAACTCCGTAGCCGGCTCTGAGTTGGCCAAGGGTGAAGCGGTCGATTTTTCGGTTGAGGATTTCAGAGCGTTCCAGAAAATATTCAGAGGTCCATCCCTGGCAGCCGGCAATGGCAATCTTTACGGAAGGGATCCCGATGGCGGCGGCGGCAACTTCAAGTTCCGCCATATCGATATTCAGGTCTGGCCCCATGGAGTAGTTGGAGCGGATATATGGTGCGATGGCCCCCAGAAATCTTTTCACTGCATCGGCCTTGCCGGGAGAATCCGGGGGGTAATCAATCCCGCATTTGGCGCCATCAACCCGTAAACCGGCAATCTTCATTTTTTTAGTCATGTTGCGGGCCATGGCCACAAGATGATCGCGGGTAAGACCTTGCTGCACCCTCATGCCGCCTGCACAGAGGCGGTGTACAAAACGGTCAATGACCAGCCAGCCCTCAAAACCCTCAAGCGGATCTCGGTAATCAAAGATCATGGCCGGTTCGTATGTGGTCTGCTTGCCCATCAGTCTGTATTTTCCCGGTTTGTTGTATTCATGGTAGTGGTGAATTTACTGATGGAAAATGGAGTGAATATGGCCTGGCCGAGTTTTTCATCACGTTTCCGGTCAAAGATTGTCTTCCCGATTTCTGCAGACGATTCTTCACCCCAGTAATTCCCCGTTACGTCAAGATCCCAGAATTGTTTTTCTCCAAGGTTCAGATTGTATCCGGTGTTCTTGTAAATATTGTTGCCGACTATTTTCAGGCGGCCGGTATTCCAGGGAACACCGCTACGGTCAGGGGCAAAGAAATCGGTAATGTTCTGCCCTGACGGGACCAGAAAGATGCCGATCCGGTTGCTGGTGATCTCGTTATTTTTGATCAGGGCAGGACCTTCCATTCTGGTGAACCTGATTCCTATATCGTTTCCGGTGAATAGGCTGTGTTCAATTGACAGATCCGCACGGCCGAAACGAAGTCCCTCGTGATTGTCCTTGAATATTGAGTGTATAACAGATGCGGTCGAGAATTGCACCTGCAGGCCGGTATGCGCATGGCTGAAGACACAGTGGCTTATCCGGTTTTGACTGCCGGAGGTGAAAAGCAGCACATAGGACCAGTCCTTGGTTCCGGGGGATTTTTCCGCAGACCTGAAGACGATCTTCTTATCAGGAAGGCCCTCGGCGAACAGGCCACCCAGCACCCGTATTTCCGAGTCACCGACTCCGTCGTTGTCGCTGTCTACCTTGCGGAAACTGATGGTTGTTCCCGGCTTTATGGTCAGGATGGCCTCTCTGGCGACGACCACAACCCCTTCAATAACAATGTCATTTTCCCAGGTGGTGTTGGTGCTGATCACCTGGTTGCCGAGTTCAAGAGGCCCGGCCAGGGCATGAGGAGTTGTGATGGTTGGGAGCACCAGGGAAAAAAGCAGGGTATGCCAATATAGTTTATGTCTGTTCAGATCTGACCCCTCAATTTTGCGCTTTCCAAACATCACAAATCCTTCAGCCTTTTCGCAAGACCGGAATAGGGCATGATCGGTTTTACCGTGATCTTTATTCCGCTTTTTGTTTCTCCGGGATTTACTGTGATGCTGTGATTCTGGTTCCCTTCGTACAGTCCGTATTTTTCGAGCCTTCCCGGTGCCTCGCCTACTTTTTCTCGGGCGACGAGATAGTAGGTGCCGCCGGTATCAATCTCAATTTGGAATTTGCCGTCCTTGTCGGTCCGTGACATATAGTGTGAGATCAGCCGCAAAATGTGCATCTGGAATAGATCAAGCCCGTTGGCGGGATAGGCGGTGACGACCAGGTCGGACCCCACGGAGCCGTCCGCATCTTGAACTGTTCCGAAAAGTGTGGCCGGATTTCCTGTAGACGGAATCAGAATCCCTTCCGGCTCTATATCTTTGAGTGAGGCTTCACGTCTGGTGTCGTGTCGGCGGCCTTGAGGATTGATTGCATCTTCATCAAGAAAAGCATGCAGGTCGTCACGCGGATAACACTCCACCTCAACTTTACAGTATTGATCCGGTAAAACCTCTAACGGATTTGCTGAAGGGTAGCAGAAAAGGTCGCCCTGCATCACCGGGCCGATCCCCCGGTCATTCTGTTTTTTTCTGGCTATCAGGACATAACTGCCTGGTTCAAGGTCGAATCGGAACCCGTGCTTCCCATCCACGGTATTTGTTAATAGACCCATGCCGCGGAATTTGCCGTCCTGCTGACGATAGATGGTGACTACACCACGATCAAGAGGCTCCCCCTTAAAGGTGATACGACCCTCAACTCCCTGACCATCGGCAGTACGGCAGACCGGATCGTGAGCTTCAACCATGAAAAAGGGCAGCCAGAGGTACCCGTCGGTGACCGTGATCGGATTGATGCCGTGATAGGAGTAAAGCTTTCTGCCGTTTTCAACACCTTCGGCAAAGAGATAGTAACGTCCCGGTGGGAGATTGAGTTTGTACTGCCCTTCTTTTTCACCTTTCTCGGCTTCAATTGCACCACTCCCGGCGGTTAGTGAATCGTAGTCGCGATAAGCTTTTAATGTGCTACCGATAACCGGGCCGCGCCTTGAGAGGATAACCCCCTCAACGGTTCCGGCGCAGACAACGGAGGTGTTTTCTGAGAAAATCAGCACAAGAATGAGTAGCAGGAAGTGTCTCCGGTTGAGGTGCCGGTTTGTTGCTGGAATTCGCCACATCGAGGAAATAAGAACGGCCTGAATGAATTGTTTTGCAGAATGCAGCACGGTTATGTCTGATTTAAGATGGTTCACAGGTTCAAGCGGTCAATGTTGTTTCAGGAGATGATTTGAATGGGGATCTCTTCACGAATATCACCTTCTGAAAAAGCCCTTAAAATCGGGCGCTCAGGGTCAACCATCGAAATGATGAACATCAGAAGCCTGCTGCCTTTACCGAGAATGGTGTCGAGCTTTGTCGGAGTGTCTCTCGTTTTATCGTGTTCCCAGGCAACCCGGTGCATATGGTAGGTGCCGAGCAGAATGCAATCAAGTTCCCGCAGTTTGCGGGTGCAACTCATTAACTCCCCAGGGTCGGCGACCCAGCCTCTCTTTTCAAGTGGGGTCTCAGACGGAATGGCATGTTCTGCCATAATGCCGTCCATAAAATCACACTGATCGCTGTCTGTACGGACATTTTTCAAAAGGGGCAGACAGGCTCTAATCTCATATCCCCGGTCGTTTCTGATCCCCCCGATCAGGCCGAAGGCTTTTGCTTCACGGATTTCGTTTTCCAGATACTCACCGGAAAGTTTTCTAAAGCAATGAGTAACCATAGCCAGATAAATGTGTTTCGGCATGAGAATGGAGCGTCCGGTGAAACTGTCTTTTTCCATAATCTAAACGGCCTGTGATAAAGGCAGGGACGGAATGTTGATAAAATTAAATAAAATCAACTATATATTTTACTATAAATTCATCATTGGTTCCAGTAGATATTGAAAGGAAAGGTAAGATCATCTATCAATATGTTGTTTTGCAAGAATATAGCTAAAATTGACCTGTTTTGTCAGTGCTTGCTCCTGGCAAACGTTATCAGGAGAAACTGGAGTGGTATCGAGGTAATTATTGCATAAATTAATCATTTTATTTAATAGATCGCTTGATGTGGGAATATGTATACGGTTAAAAATATTGAGAAAAAAAACGAGATAAAACCTGTCTGTTTCATGGCAAAGATGTTGACCCTTTTGTAGCTAGTATGCTATACTGTCTTTGATATTAGGTGGAATAAAGGGGGAAAATATTTCGCTTGAAACACAATTCTTTAATAAAATCAGTGTATTACGCAAGCGCTTAACCATGTTGAGGCATTGCGTATTTTTACGTTGTTTATGTTGGTTGCTTGGTTAAGAAAATTTTTTTTAGATTTTCTTTACATTATATATAGGGGATTCAGGTTTTAAATTTTCGCACCTTCTTCAGGCGTGGAAAGAGAATAAATTAGAATAGGGGGATTTACGATGAAGAGACTGGCACTAATCGTTGGACTTATGCTTTTGGCCGTGGGGGGAACATCGGTCGACAGCAAGGCCTACTTTCTTGATTCGCCACACAACGGAT
This genomic stretch from Pseudomonadota bacterium harbors:
- a CDS encoding adenylosuccinate lyase family protein, with the protein product MDSFQTPRSHITDSRFYGNGYTTNEAGMVFCDLRRMQRWLDVESALVQSQAALKIIPDEAARKLVETARLELFDIEEIRKDIIETGHSLIPLLNSWQRAAGPDAARYIHFGATTQDIQDTAQSLELRDIVAIIDADLRDILQELCNLAEKHRDLVTIGRTHCQPALPTTLGLKFAVWLDEMLRNCRRLDECRSRLLVSQLFGGVGTMAAFAGRGQELIEEFSRRLGLDTPLTAWHSARDRIAEFTSCMALLTGTMAKIANEICQLSRNETGELEEPFHMGKIGSTTMPHKRNPELCEQVVVLARLVKSSALLGFEGLINEHERDYRAVRMEWAGLVDACSYTCGSLHLMKTILRGLIIHPERIRQNLDSSACLVSTEALMFLVGNRIGKQAAHQLIYELSMAAHGSGRPLGDLLAEHPMITDNFDPETVRETIDPSRHIGEASFLTDRIVNVAKVFFAQRLQRNKPISCPFSRSGTCCTVQKPKTNL
- a CDS encoding adenylosuccinate lyase family protein encodes the protein MPSHPFDYQIQTNLYSTQEMVSLFSERIRFERWLEIERALARVQGRLGIIPAPAAESIDATARMDSIDVNVLREEYGKSRNSLIPLIKALRQACPTEHGEFVHYGATTQDILDTSQVLEIRDVFRILYRDLRALESALTTLTIKHRATPMIGRSHGQQALPITFGLKTASWLAEIRRHLERSKNIYPRIMTGQLSGAVGTMAALGPNGREVSRLTLAELGLHSPTIGWHTARDNIAEAASFMAMVASSCERIAGEVFALAKTETGELNEPALGTAASSSTMPHKRNPVLCQRISVMARHIRALNLTVTEAMVHEHERDTRALWSEWLAVPQISIYTGTTLHYINQVISGLEVDTERMAANLKLHGDVIMSEWLLFRLGESMGKATAHEAVRRLTGLARSSGSTLKACIEADKEISQLLNHEDLARLDHPETYTGEAAAMIDELLLEVERLRQKDPREL
- a CDS encoding Glu/Leu/Phe/Val dehydrogenase, yielding MGKQTTYEPAMIFDYRDPLEGFEGWLVIDRFVHRLCAGGMRVQQGLTRDHLVAMARNMTKKMKIAGLRVDGAKCGIDYPPDSPGKADAVKRFLGAIAPYIRSNYSMGPDLNIDMAELEVAAAAIGIPSVKIAIAGCQGWTSEYFLERSEILNRKIDRFTLGQLRAGYGVSSAVLGMLEHLGIEARGATVAIQGFGNLAKAAIYGLNEAGVVIRAISDQNRCLTALTDKGLNAAELLAHRGTLLPDPTDPTSTRVSDRNDITGCTCDILVPAAIENTVTAEVASKLKVNAVVPGANLAITEIGAHVLYENAVPALPDFVAGSGGSLSMEGLYGPDEHPKPQDVLDHVKLRMKEMVKQVMERSTSLGVIPVEAALGICDEREDLPDTRPYGRLH
- a CDS encoding right-handed parallel beta-helix repeat-containing protein, whose amino-acid sequence is MFGKRKIEGSDLNRHKLYWHTLLFSLVLPTITTPHALAGPLELGNQVISTNTTWENDIVIEGVVVVAREAILTIKPGTTISFRKVDSDNDGVGDSEIRVLGGLFAEGLPDKKIVFRSAEKSPGTKDWSYVLLFTSGSQNRISHCVFSHAHTGLQVQFSTASVIHSIFKDNHEGLRFGRADLSIEHSLFTGNDIGIRFTRMEGPALIKNNEITSNRIGIFLVPSGQNITDFFAPDRSGVPWNTGRLKIVGNNIYKNTGYNLNLGEKQFWDLDVTGNYWGEESSAEIGKTIFDRKRDEKLGQAIFTPFSISKFTTTMNTTNRENTD
- a CDS encoding carboxypeptidase-like regulatory domain-containing protein; its protein translation is MLIFSENTSVVCAGTVEGVILSRRGPVIGSTLKAYRDYDSLTAGSGAIEAEKGEKEGQYKLNLPPGRYYLFAEGVENGRKLYSYHGINPITVTDGYLWLPFFMVEAHDPVCRTADGQGVEGRITFKGEPLDRGVVTIYRQQDGKFRGMGLLTNTVDGKHGFRFDLEPGSYVLIARKKQNDRGIGPVMQGDLFCYPSANPLEVLPDQYCKVEVECYPRDDLHAFLDEDAINPQGRRHDTRREASLKDIEPEGILIPSTGNPATLFGTVQDADGSVGSDLVVTAYPANGLDLFQMHILRLISHYMSRTDKDGKFQIEIDTGGTYYLVAREKVGEAPGRLEKYGLYEGNQNHSITVNPGETKSGIKITVKPIMPYSGLAKRLKDL